Proteins from a genomic interval of Methanolacinia paynteri:
- a CDS encoding MFS transporter — translation MNNLFESKKSQILAVIFTGAVMIALDGSTVSPILYPLKTAFGVSEGLISWAINIEVLFLLIFTPIIAKMADYIGRKKIYLLCISSFIAGLLVIVSAQSFEWFLAGRALQGIGAGISVLAIVLIGDHFSENRGTVLGIFGVIISLVYAAGPLIAGFLINFDWHFVFAVNIPVALVLACLAYKLLPADSGFSGKKAIDWKGIITLSLAIAAFAIFITEFSGSPVSAGALILLAVMIVSLLLFLKFERSTEEKILPLSMLKRKNPLIASILTLLGYTAGAGTYFLSTFAIMAFGLSDSAGAYILLPFTVASLIATLAVGKLLDKTGPKPIMLAGGLISAAGMFILGISGSIYTFILSIILIGIGNASIAGNALYYLMLHESGKEDRASAQGLLNVLLNAGSLIGGALLGAAFDSASGGTANYRITYVVLAFVYIGLAIIVTRLNPD, via the coding sequence ATGAATAATTTATTTGAAAGTAAGAAATCCCAAATCCTTGCAGTCATCTTTACCGGAGCCGTCATGATAGCTCTTGACGGATCTACCGTATCCCCGATACTATATCCCCTGAAGACGGCTTTCGGTGTAAGCGAAGGGCTCATCTCATGGGCGATAAATATAGAAGTCCTTTTCCTGCTGATCTTCACCCCGATAATTGCGAAGATGGCCGATTATATCGGGCGAAAGAAGATCTACCTTCTATGCATATCCTCGTTCATCGCCGGACTCCTGGTAATCGTCTCTGCGCAGTCTTTCGAGTGGTTCCTCGCCGGGAGAGCACTTCAGGGGATCGGAGCAGGTATCTCCGTCCTTGCAATAGTATTGATCGGCGATCATTTTTCTGAAAACAGGGGTACCGTCCTCGGTATATTCGGAGTTATCATAAGCTTAGTATATGCAGCCGGCCCCCTCATCGCCGGATTCCTGATAAACTTCGACTGGCATTTCGTATTCGCTGTGAATATACCGGTTGCACTGGTGCTGGCCTGCCTTGCATATAAATTGCTCCCGGCCGACAGCGGCTTTTCAGGAAAAAAGGCAATCGACTGGAAAGGCATTATCACTCTCAGCCTTGCTATTGCTGCCTTTGCAATATTCATCACGGAATTCTCCGGGTCGCCGGTTTCGGCAGGAGCCTTAATCCTCCTTGCTGTAATGATTGTCTCCCTACTTCTCTTCCTTAAATTCGAAAGAAGTACAGAGGAGAAGATACTGCCTCTCTCAATGCTGAAGCGAAAAAATCCGCTGATCGCAAGCATCCTGACCCTTCTGGGATATACAGCCGGTGCCGGGACATACTTCCTCTCTACATTTGCGATAATGGCCTTCGGCCTGAGTGACTCGGCCGGTGCTTACATCCTTCTGCCTTTTACGGTCGCATCGCTCATCGCAACCCTTGCAGTAGGAAAACTGCTCGACAAGACCGGACCCAAACCCATAATGCTTGCAGGCGGTCTGATCTCAGCTGCAGGAATGTTCATACTCGGTATTTCCGGATCGATCTATACCTTCATCCTCTCGATAATCCTAATCGGAATCGGCAACGCCTCCATTGCAGGGAATGCACTATACTACCTGATGCTGCACGAATCGGGAAAAGAGGACAGGGCCTCGGCCCAGGGGCTGCTGAACGTCCTACTCAATGCCGGTTCACTCATCGGCGGAGCGCTTCTTGGTGCCGCCTTCGATTCGGCATCCGGAGGGACGGCAAACTACAGGATTACTTATGTTGTCCTGGCATTCGTGTATATAGGACTGGCAATAATCGTGACAAGGCTGAATCCGGATTGA
- a CDS encoding PAS domain S-box protein: MELSYKNLLRLFEIQFAFFMICDKEGRIQYANSRCEKLGIIREKAGGDKPQELYPEKTSDSIRTIALSTIKSGKVVRTDISLPIPGGERWYEITATPVYDKSIESVAVMMTGRDITECRVTGERLSNSKLQIDILLDGSPVPMFILNEDHRLIYWNKALERQSGIKAGDVLGTKSQWKIFYSKKRPTLADVLLDNSLDDLGKWYPDLPRQSEDIPGAYEIDNYYPDLGPGGKWLKLIASALKDDGGRTYGAIETYIDITEKKKAELALKESEEKFREVFNNANDMIILTYFDEKHPGRIIEVNERVVMDLGYQKSELIDMDPLMLVDESDREKSGEILNKIATVPGFLYELLLKTKEGGEIAVEIKTKAFELGGQQVALSVMRDITERNKARDIEKRAFTQIEENITQLATLGDAIRNPLAVIVGLADLNGGELGEKIKREAREIDDYITILDRGWIESEKVRYFLKRHYGI, from the coding sequence GTGGAGCTTTCATATAAAAATCTGTTAAGGCTCTTTGAGATCCAGTTCGCTTTTTTTATGATATGCGATAAAGAAGGGAGAATTCAGTATGCGAATTCCAGATGTGAAAAATTAGGGATAATCAGGGAAAAGGCCGGAGGAGACAAGCCGCAGGAACTATATCCGGAAAAGACTTCTGATTCAATCAGAACAATTGCACTGAGTACAATAAAATCCGGGAAAGTCGTCCGTACGGATATTTCACTCCCAATACCCGGCGGGGAGAGATGGTATGAGATCACGGCAACCCCTGTTTATGATAAGTCCATTGAATCCGTTGCAGTGATGATGACCGGCAGGGATATCACTGAATGCAGGGTCACGGGGGAGAGGCTTAGCAATTCAAAGCTTCAGATCGATATTCTTCTTGACGGTTCTCCCGTACCGATGTTCATTCTTAACGAGGATCACAGGCTGATCTACTGGAACAAGGCGCTTGAAAGGCAGAGCGGTATCAAGGCCGGGGATGTTCTGGGAACAAAATCGCAATGGAAGATCTTTTACTCCAAAAAAAGGCCTACCCTGGCTGATGTACTCCTTGACAATTCCCTGGACGATCTGGGTAAATGGTACCCGGACCTGCCCCGGCAGTCTGAAGATATTCCCGGTGCATATGAAATTGATAATTATTACCCTGACCTTGGTCCCGGAGGCAAATGGCTTAAGCTGATCGCGTCCGCCTTAAAAGATGACGGGGGCAGAACCTACGGCGCAATTGAAACCTATATCGATATTACGGAAAAAAAGAAGGCTGAACTGGCATTGAAGGAAAGTGAGGAGAAATTCCGCGAAGTGTTCAACAATGCTAACGACATGATAATTCTCACCTATTTTGACGAGAAGCACCCCGGGAGAATAATCGAAGTCAATGAGCGTGTAGTAATGGACCTAGGCTATCAAAAATCCGAGCTCATTGATATGGACCCGTTAATGCTGGTTGATGAATCCGACCGGGAAAAATCTGGAGAGATTCTTAATAAAATTGCCACAGTGCCGGGGTTCTTGTATGAGCTTCTCCTGAAAACAAAAGAGGGGGGGGAAATAGCTGTCGAGATAAAAACTAAGGCATTTGAACTGGGTGGGCAGCAGGTTGCGTTATCCGTAATGCGAGATATCACCGAGAGAAATAAAGCCCGTGACATTGAAAAAAGGGCATTCACACAGATTGAAGAGAACATCACCCAGCTTGCAACCCTGGGGGATGCAATAAGAAACCCGCTTGCAGTGATTGTAGGCCTTGCCGATCTCAATGGTGGGGAGCTTGGAGAAAAAATAAAGAGGGAAGCCAGGGAGATCGACGATTATATCACTAT